The genomic segment TCCATTTGTCGGAGCATCAAAATCTCGCTCCCTCTATCTTTGTTGCCGGGCCATCTGCAGTTCGCAGCGTCGACGTCGCCGCCATCTGTGTCTTTGCATCTCCCTCTCACTCCACACCGCCTCACTCCGCCTCCCTCCGCCTCACTCCGCCAGGtattgctattattattattttcaatttcTGATAAAAATCCTGCTTTGTTAGAATTCGCGTAGCAAAGAtcaaaaataagatattaggttttatgtttgttttttttttctctggcTTCAATTTTCAAAGATTTATTGCATTGGAAGAGCTAGCTACTAGAGACTAACTGTAATTCAAAGACCCTTAGATCGTCAATTAGATGATTCACAAATATTTTGTCGTTCAGGAGATTTTGTAGATTATAGCAATAATTTTATAACGGAGGGAAGTAATCTGAGCTTTATAAAGGTAGTTCTAATTACTAATTTATGATCAAATTTGGGCGTTGATATATGATcagattttttatttaatttggtGGGGTGACTTGTTCTGCCATTGGGTGCTGATTTTTGATATAATTTCTTGGTGATTAAGTTTTTTCTAAGAGAAGGGTGCATTTAGCTGAAAGATAGAGATGCGTGTGTTTAAAGAACTTCCAATGGGATTAGACTTCCTAATGGTTGGTCTCTAAGCTCTGTTAGAGTTTCATTATGTTTTGAAGAGTAGTGGAAAAACAGAGGCTGAACCTGGTTTGGCAAGTCATAAAAAACTGAGATACATTGCATGTCACTATCTTTTGGTCTAACATTCCCTTATAAATTGCTTATCTCGTGTAAAGAACACATTAATGGCTTCCCACCTGCTGAGGTGTGCCCTCGGAAGCCGCTCCAACTTTGCCTCGGCATCGCCTGCTTCAGCGACAGCTCGACTTTTTTCGTCTGCCACAGCTCCGATCCGAGCCACCCTCTTCCCTGGTGATGGTATTGGCCCTGAGATTGCTGAGTCAGTTAAACAGGTCTTGCCTTATCCTATTTTCGTAATTGGAGTTACTCTTTTGTTGGTGAATATTTGTTGTTTATATTATACTCTTATCGATGTAGGTGTTTAGAGAAGCTGAAGTGCCAATTGAGTGGGAAGAGCACTATGTTGGAGACCAAATTGATCCTAGAACACAGAGTTTTCTAACGTGGGAAAGTTTAGAATCAGTGCGCCAGAACAAGGTGGGGTTGAAAGGGCCCATGGCTACACCAATTGGGAAAGGTCATCGCTCTTTGAACCTTACTTTAAGGAAAGAGCTTAACTTGTATGCAAATGTCAGGCCTTGCTACAGTCTCCCCGGCTATAAGACCCGCTATGATAATGTTGATCTCATCACTATCCGTGAAAATACTGAGGGAGAGTACAGTGGACTTGAACATCAAGTAAGTCTTTGTGAAGTATCTATTTTGCTCGTAAATATAGTATAATATGTGTATTTGTATCAGTTTTATAAGCTATTTCTGCTGTTGCTAGGTGGTGAGAGGCGTTGTTGAAAGTCTTAAGATCATTACTCGTCAGGCAAGTCTTAGGGTAGCTGAGTATGCATTTTTTTATGCCAAGATGCACGGCAGAGAGAGGGTATCTGCAATTCACAAAGCAAATATTATGCAGAAAACTGATGGTCTTTTTCTTAAGGTGCACTTTGCTTCTTCTTTGTTTAACGTGTTAATGTATTATGTCTGTAGTTATTCTTGTACTgaaattggttttattttcacTTATAGTGTTGCCGTGAAGTTGCAGAGAAGTATCCTGAGATTAAATATGAGGAAGTTGTCATAGACAATTGCTGCATGATGGTATGAAAATATGTATATTGTGCAATTGAATCATCAAGCTATGAAAGCATTTAAGACATGTCATGGAACCCATTCCAAGCTAACAGAACACTGTGCTTCTGTCTTCTGCAGCTTGTGAAGAATCCAGCTCTCTTTGATGTGTTGGTGATGCCAAACCTTTATGGTGATATTATTAGTGACCTGTGTGCTGGTTTGATTGGAGGACTGGGCTTAACGCCAAGGTAAACTACCTATTTTCTGCCATCCCTTATACTATTGATTTAGTGACAGTCACCAGACATAATTTGTTTTCTGATCAGCCTCAATATTGGCGAGGGAGGTATTGCGCTAGCTGAAGCTGTGCATGGTTCAGCACCTGATATTGCCGGAAAGGTTAGCCTTcttgaatttatttataatttatctACACCAAGCACACTTGCAACAAAATTTCTCTTGCACTCGGTTTTAAGGACGCTGTCAATGCATTAGTTTATGACACTAGTGCACATTCAATCAAACTAATTAGATTCCTTCTGATTATGGAAATAGTAGAAACAATTATTTGTCTATTTGGTATTACTTAATACcaatattttcaaagtttttgTTGGCAAAGATGTTAATTCCTAATCCTTGTTAAGGAATACCTTTTGGATTTGGAAATCCCTAGGGTCCAGCTAGTTAAGTATGATTGAACTCTGGCCTTGATAGGTGTTGTCTTAGTTTTCAATTCGTGAGGCCTTTAAGCAGATGGAGTAAACTCTCATTTTGAAATCATGGTAATTACTAAGCATACTGGTGCTTAAAATTATAACTATGCTTGCAAGTGCACAAATTGCAAAAGTAATATAGTGATCCGAAGACCAATACAACCCGGCAAGGATTAATAGTAAGGAAATAAACTAGTTACAATGAATATCAAATCTCAATGTTATCTaaaaaattaaaaccaaaaacattaaaataaaaataacttaaatTTGCAAAAttaaaaactgaaattaaatggAGAATTCAAGATGATGACAACGTTAAGGTTTCAATGTCACTCTTAAATGATTTTAATTCTCTTCTTTAATGTGTTTAATTTAGATCAATATTCTCAAGAGTGTTATTATATCTCTATACCCTCCTTGCATAAAGAGTGTGCAAGTCATATCAAGCCTATATCTCTATATAACTATTCAGCCATACCTTCATTAAGATCTACTCTAAAAACAACTCTCAAATTTCACCTCTCGATTTCACAACTTAAATTGTTTTGGTTACCTAAGTAATGTTATCTCTTTCTCTCACACTATCTTAAGCTGTTCTACTTGCTTTCAGATTGTTTGAAGATTCTCCTCAAGTACTTCTCACAATCTAAATTTGTCCTAATTACAATCTTATAAACATCACAATACATGAATCATAAATATTTCAACAATAAATCAAAGTATAACACGAGAAATAAAGATCTAAGATTAACTTAAAGTTAAAAGATCCTTTTAAACTCTACAAATAGGAAGATTACCCACTCATGTTGTGGCTTACATTGTCAAAATAATGTCATAAtctagaaaaaataaaagaagaaataaGAACGCGAAGAACAATTGAAAACTCTTCGAAGACTGATTTGCTCTTCCAATCTCCTCCAAAGTGTTTCCCTTTTTCAAATCGTGTTTCTCTTTCTTTTTATAAGTATTTTCTACGTGCCTAGCTTCTAGAAGCCTCTTTGGCCGATTTCCCTTCGAATTTGAACGAACGTATGAAAAAGATGAAATCCTGAAAATTTGGGTATGAGGCGTCGCGTCGCCTAGCAGCAGCTGATGCGTCGCCTTGGTCTATTCATCAAGAAATCTGGGAGTGGCGCCACCTAACAGGTGACATGTCACCAAGTACGTCTATGGTTTTTTTGTCTTTTGACGACACACTGCTTCATGGCAAGTGACGTAACACAATCTTCTTTGTCGTGAACATCCAAAATGACCAAAAAAATCATCAATTTAACCCATTTAATTTCTGCGCACTTGAAGAAAATATATTAAACATAACttaaaacttaaggaaaacaagcCAAATCAAGATTAAAGAGCAATAAATGAATGCATTAATATGCACGCTTGCCAAGTCTTGTTCGATATGACTACTTCCAGTTCTTAGGATTGTGTATTCCGTGTCTTTTCTAGGCCCCGTTGGATTTATCACAACATTTTATATTTTACGCATTCATTGTTATTGTGTCATCTGTTTCCTTCAGAGATGATTAGTCTGGCTTGGCATCCATTTGGTTTTTGCTTGCTGTTATTTACGTGACAGCTTCTAAACACTATTTCCATGGTTGAAATTATCCAGAATTTGGCAAACCCGACTGCTTTGCTGTTGAGTTCTGTATCTATGCTCCGTCATTTGGAGCTCCACGATAAAGCGGAACGAATCCAAGACGCCATTCTCAGCACAATTGCAGAGGGGAAATACCGAACAGCTGACCTAGGCGGGAAGTCGTCAACCACCGACTTCACAAGGGCAATTTGTGATCATCTTTGAAAAGAAGATGTTTCAAAGGATTTGAGTTGTGTATGTAAATCTACTTGTTCTTTTTTGTGACACTCGTTTTGGGGACAATTTAATTCGATCGTATTCCAGCTTTTCTTGAAGAGAAATAAGACCACATATGGTCTTAACAAGAGATTCGTCGTCTAGCCGTGAAACTTtcggagggcattaatggaattgATGCCGTCGCGATTCACATGTTTTTCCTAGTCGCTGGTGACACGTAATCTGTATAATTGGTATTCTTTGTCCATAGTTGTATGAAATAAATGATTTATGATGTGGTACTCACATTTAacttaaatatttttcaaggatgaAGGATcaatatatttctttttttaaGATGAAAATTAGCACTGTTTTCATTATGATTTGAGCATCTTATTCTATGATGCATGATCTTTTTGATAATTATTTGGTTGGACTCGGAATATTTGGCGTACCACGTACCTGGGGTGGTGGGAAAACTTGCATGGCTCGGTATATGTGGATTGATGGAATGGAATTGGCTATCATACGATTACTATACGAATCAATGCTTCAATAGATATGATAAgaaacataaatatattaaaagtaacgcatattttcaaataattaaataagaaatCAAATTAAATTGTAATTACttgcaaaaaaaagaaaaaaaaaaatgcaactgataattttgtatttaatttttttaatagttattagaataaaaaattaatattattcaaagaaatcaaacatgtacataagatataattttcaaattcaaaatacaaatTATTTTGAATTCTTAACAAAAGATTAACTTAAATAGTCAAAACTTCGGTTACTTTGACTTAAAATAAATTAGTGTCATATATGGATCATTGTTCAAAaagattaattttaaaaattagttGTCGGATGCATCCAACAAAAATTAATGAAATTTTTACTTAAGAGTAGTTAAGGCTTTGTTTGGTATTATTTTTTTCTAAAGacgtatttttaaaaaaaaaacgagAATAGGAAATAATGGAAATGATTGGTTAAATAATTTttaggtttttattttttaaaagaaaaattaataaatatatttttgtttccaaatttacattttaaataaaaataatagaaaattcgTTGTTTGAAAAATGAAAGTAATTGGCTaatgattttaaatattttttaaaaaaaagaaaaataaataaatatatattttaatgtttaTATGGCAATATATTTATAACGatataatgaaaaaataaatagtaACTCTAATTTAATAACTTGTAACAATAATTAATATGAGTAATGATATCTGTATTAAATTATACACCAAAACATTATACCAAATAACGTGAAAGTTTCATTTAactaataaaatttattttaggcgggactcactattttaaaatacagtaTCACTTTAATTGGAATAATGTTTTAGCACATAATTTTGATGCATATATCACTAttcagtatatatatatttgcaataATAAAAATTTGACAATACATTATGTTATAAATTTAACATAGCAATTTACAAACTCGAATTTTAATATATGTTtcttttaaatatattataataacgCATATTTAATCGTACATTAgagttaaataaatttatttaacgcCTCCACACTTTAAATATTCAACTTTTCTAtaatttaaatagaaaaatattaaaatagtgGTGGCTCTAATTTAATAATTTGTATCAATAGTAATTTATCTTttacaataataaaaatttgaCAAATAGATTATGATATCAATTTAATTATAGTAAATAGAATCCGTAAATACTCTCATGCGATAAGTCCTTTGTTTTGGACCTTGGACCTATCGGTaggttatttttttgtttttgatacAAAGATAAGTTGTAATTCATTTTTTTATacgacggtgtacattgtagttatagagACCTTccataaatttttagaaaattctagatattttaagaTGTTGAAATCATAATTCAAATAACATGTTGCACGCGTGTTTGGTTGTTTAAGTTTTTATACGAGTGTACAGCATGACTGTTTGAATCCTAATTTCAGTACTCTAAATTATcaagaattttatgaaaatttgtaaGGAGTCTcctataactacaatgtataccgtcatataaaaaaaattgggttacaACTTATCCATATGCCAAAAATAAAACAAGTGCCTAACGATAGGTCCAAAACAGAGGACTTACCATGGCCTTTCCTAATAAAATTAGTGGTAAGTCTAATAAAATGATCTTTAAtttaatgatgattttttttaatcatttgCAAGAATAAAAATTTGAcaaatacattatattataatattaactATTGTAAATAGGTTTACtcataaatttattattaatatgtACATATCATTTTAAATATATGTAACCATGCATATTTAAATACACACTATagttgctgaaaataaataaataaatacatactATAGTTTTCTTTGTCAGGAATACACGCTATAGTTAAATATGTTGGGGTGGGTGGTTAACACAACAATGAGAGTATACACAATTTAGAACAAAATCACAAAATCAAATGGAAACAATAACACAAAGGCTTGCACAAGATGATAATCTTTGTCCAAATTTTTTATTCCAAACCACTTTGAGAGTTGTTTGAGGTTTCTACAAGTTAGAATAAGGAGTGAAATACAACAAGTCTATGAAATTCACAAGTAAAGTAATCTAGATGAGTTTTTTGGAGAAAATTAAGTCT from the Humulus lupulus chromosome X, drHumLupu1.1, whole genome shotgun sequence genome contains:
- the LOC133807196 gene encoding isocitrate dehydrogenase [NAD] catalytic subunit 5, mitochondrial-like codes for the protein MASHLLRCALGSRSNFASASPASATARLFSSATAPIRATLFPGDGIGPEIAESVKQVFREAEVPIEWEEHYVGDQIDPRTQSFLTWESLESVRQNKVGLKGPMATPIGKGHRSLNLTLRKELNLYANVRPCYSLPGYKTRYDNVDLITIRENTEGEYSGLEHQVVRGVVESLKIITRQASLRVAEYAFFYAKMHGRERVSAIHKANIMQKTDGLFLKCCREVAEKYPEIKYEEVVIDNCCMMLVKNPALFDVLVMPNLYGDIISDLCAGLIGGLGLTPSLNIGEGGIALAEAVHGSAPDIAGKNLANPTALLLSSVSMLRHLELHDKAERIQDAILSTIAEGKYRTADLGGKSSTTDFTRAICDHL